The proteins below are encoded in one region of Trichocoleus sp. FACHB-46:
- a CDS encoding PDDEXK nuclease domain-containing protein: MPKSGSLFPIDENYTAFLRSLKERIRQAQIKAALAVNNELILLYWQIGREILNRQQQEGWGTKVIERLAQDLKREFPDIGGFSSRNLKYMRAFAEAYPDEQIVLRYAAQIPWRHNQALLDKLKNLEQRLWYAQKSFENGWSRDILVTQIETNLYIRQRGAITNFERTLPDLDSDLAQQLVKDPYNFDFLTISENVKERDLERALVERIRDFLLELGIGFAFVGSQYRLEVEGDEYFLDLLFYHLKLHCYIVIELKVTEFRPEYSGKMNFYVSAVNNILRTEVDGPTIGIILCRSKKKTTVEFALDTVQNPIGVSTYKLRDQLPPALQDCLPTVEQLEMELEAAASALEEEQN; this comes from the coding sequence GTGCCTAAGTCAGGTTCTTTGTTTCCCATTGATGAAAACTACACTGCCTTTCTGCGATCGTTGAAGGAGCGAATACGTCAGGCACAAATTAAAGCAGCATTAGCTGTCAACAATGAACTAATCCTACTTTATTGGCAAATTGGTCGCGAGATATTGAATCGGCAGCAGCAGGAAGGGTGGGGAACAAAGGTCATTGAACGTCTAGCACAAGATTTGAAACGGGAGTTTCCTGATATAGGTGGATTTTCGTCCCGCAATCTCAAATACATGCGAGCGTTTGCTGAAGCATATCCCGATGAGCAAATTGTGCTACGCTACGCTGCACAAATTCCCTGGCGGCATAATCAGGCGCTACTAGATAAGTTGAAAAATCTTGAGCAGCGACTTTGGTATGCTCAGAAGTCGTTTGAGAATGGTTGGAGCCGCGACATTCTGGTAACGCAAATTGAAACTAACTTATACATACGCCAGAGGGGAGCAATTACTAACTTTGAGCGCACTCTACCGGATCTAGACTCTGATCTAGCTCAGCAGTTAGTCAAAGATCCCTATAACTTTGATTTCCTGACTATTAGTGAAAATGTTAAAGAACGGGACTTGGAACGAGCTTTAGTAGAGCGCATCCGAGACTTTTTATTGGAGTTAGGTATTGGCTTTGCTTTTGTGGGTAGCCAGTACCGTTTGGAGGTGGAGGGTGACGAATACTTCCTTGATCTGCTTTTCTATCATCTAAAGCTGCATTGCTACATTGTGATTGAGCTGAAGGTGACAGAGTTTAGGCCAGAGTATTCCGGCAAAATGAATTTTTATGTTTCAGCTGTCAATAACATTCTGCGTACAGAGGTGGATGGTCCAACAATAGGAATTATTCTATGTCGCTCTAAGAAAAAAACGACAGTTGAATTTGCTTTGGATACTGTACAAAACCCAATTGGTGTCTCCACTTATAAGTTGCGCGATCAACTGCCCCCTGCCTTACAGGATTGCTTGCCCACAGTTGAGCAGCTAGAGATGGAGCTAGAAGCGGCAGCTTCTGCCCTAGAGGAAGAGCAGAATTAA